Proteins encoded within one genomic window of Synechococcus sp. PCC 7335:
- a CDS encoding AI-2E family transporter, with protein sequence MTSEQRVSISLSGVLIVFAAIAAAIIGWQLRGLLLLVMISVVLACSISPIVAWAEQFRIPRWLGALLTYLAIIGTLVGVVLLIGPTVLDQIQLLVRQLPLLLRKAATQTEAWRYLSMTIGQTSPLKSSIS encoded by the coding sequence ATGACTTCTGAACAGAGAGTATCCATTTCATTGAGCGGCGTTCTGATTGTTTTTGCCGCGATCGCAGCCGCAATCATCGGATGGCAGCTACGGGGGCTATTACTCCTAGTGATGATCTCCGTCGTCTTGGCATGCTCAATCTCTCCTATCGTGGCTTGGGCAGAACAGTTCAGAATCCCTCGCTGGCTAGGGGCACTACTGACCTATCTAGCCATTATTGGTACCCTAGTCGGCGTCGTTCTGCTGATTGGACCAACCGTGCTAGATCAAATTCAGCTACTGGTCCGACAGCTACCGCTGCTACTGCGAAAAGCCGCGACCCAAACCGAAGCCTGGCGCTATCTCTCAATGACAATAGGCCAGACTTCACCGCTCAAGTCTTCGATCAGCTAG
- a CDS encoding SLC13 family permease, with the protein MSIVVTLSIVAIALMLFIVEKCPADITALGVMVALILSKQVTPEQGIAGFSNPATITVMAMFILSAGVARTGVLQQASSWLLQWGGKQLTRQIIALGIIVGPISGLINNTAVVSVFLPVVEDFCQQHRISPSKLMMPLSFATILGGMITVVGTSTSVLASGLSAELGFGAFSLFQFTGLGVITFVVGLLYMAIATPLMMPDRRVDHRGLSQKYGMKDYVSEVVITPRSSLVGKTLKDSQLQRRFDVDVLEIIRNNTHFPQPLADKKMTVGDILLARGGKQDLLKIRESEGLEILPDVQFGHKSWQGDLSEEEGIAEALVIANSSLVGSTLKDLRFRQKYNVTVLAIRRGQELVRDRMGKVPLRFGDLLLVQGPKQSLAGLQTSRDLLLLEQRDVETLRTSKTYIALTIGLAVVATAAITDYPILVSALAGVVAMLVTGCLKPGELYQAVRWDVIFLLACLIPMGTAMQNSGATEWIAAQLVAMSGSLSSYWTLTLIYVLTVLLTAVLSNNASVILLLPIGVQVATAVGLSPLTVIFVITFAASNSFITPIGYQTNTMVYGAGGYRFLDFLKVGGPLSLIMTIITPPLALWLYGT; encoded by the coding sequence ATGAGCATCGTCGTCACCCTCAGCATTGTGGCTATCGCCCTAATGCTTTTCATCGTAGAAAAGTGTCCAGCTGATATCACTGCTCTAGGTGTTATGGTGGCGCTGATCCTATCTAAGCAGGTCACCCCCGAGCAAGGCATCGCCGGATTTAGTAACCCGGCCACTATCACAGTGATGGCCATGTTCATCCTCAGCGCTGGCGTTGCTCGCACCGGTGTTTTGCAGCAGGCCAGCAGTTGGCTGCTTCAGTGGGGCGGCAAACAGCTTACGCGGCAGATTATTGCCTTAGGCATTATCGTCGGGCCGATATCTGGTCTGATTAACAACACCGCTGTCGTTTCTGTTTTTTTGCCTGTCGTCGAAGACTTTTGCCAGCAGCACCGCATCTCGCCTTCAAAGCTAATGATGCCGCTCTCTTTCGCCACCATCTTAGGCGGCATGATCACTGTAGTTGGCACCTCTACTAGCGTATTGGCCAGTGGCCTCTCGGCAGAACTTGGCTTTGGCGCGTTTTCGCTCTTTCAGTTCACCGGACTCGGCGTGATCACCTTTGTAGTGGGCCTTCTGTATATGGCGATCGCCACCCCGTTAATGATGCCTGATCGTCGAGTCGACCATCGAGGACTCAGCCAAAAGTACGGCATGAAAGACTACGTTAGCGAAGTAGTCATCACGCCCCGCTCTAGCCTCGTAGGGAAAACACTCAAAGACAGCCAGCTACAAAGACGATTTGACGTAGACGTGCTCGAAATCATCCGGAACAACACCCATTTTCCTCAGCCGCTAGCTGACAAAAAGATGACCGTGGGTGATATTTTGCTTGCCAGAGGTGGCAAGCAGGATCTGCTAAAGATCCGAGAAAGTGAAGGACTAGAGATCCTACCGGACGTACAATTCGGCCATAAATCCTGGCAGGGAGATCTTAGCGAAGAAGAAGGTATTGCCGAAGCTCTGGTGATTGCTAACTCTAGCTTGGTCGGCTCTACACTCAAAGACCTACGATTCCGGCAAAAGTACAACGTTACGGTGCTGGCCATTCGCAGAGGTCAAGAACTGGTGCGCGATCGCATGGGAAAAGTTCCGCTGCGCTTTGGCGATTTGCTGCTAGTCCAAGGGCCAAAGCAGAGTTTAGCCGGTTTGCAAACCAGCCGAGATCTGCTGCTACTAGAACAAAGAGACGTTGAAACTCTACGCACCAGCAAGACTTATATTGCGCTTACCATTGGTCTAGCCGTCGTCGCGACCGCCGCCATAACCGACTATCCCATCCTAGTATCTGCCCTTGCAGGCGTAGTTGCTATGCTAGTCACCGGCTGTCTCAAGCCAGGTGAGCTATATCAGGCCGTCCGCTGGGACGTTATCTTCTTACTAGCTTGTCTCATTCCAATGGGAACCGCCATGCAAAACTCCGGCGCAACCGAATGGATTGCTGCCCAGCTAGTCGCAATGAGTGGTAGCCTATCTAGCTATTGGACACTTACGCTTATCTATGTGCTTACCGTGCTCCTTACCGCCGTATTATCCAATAATGCATCGGTCATATTACTTTTACCAATTGGCGTACAAGTTGCCACTGCCGTTGGCCTCAGCCCTTTGACCGTCATCTTTGTTATCACCTTTGCCGCATCCAACAGCTTTATAACTCCGATTGGCTATCAGACCAACACTATGGTTTATGGTGCAGGTGGCTATCGCTTTCTAGACTTTCTTAAGGTAGGCGGTCCTTTGAGTTTAATTATGACAATCATCACGCCTCCATTGGCGCTCTGGCTATATGGAACATAG
- a CDS encoding AI-2E family transporter: MQAIAAWAVRSTRQLALRSFTVTTDILGTLLSLVLAIFISGYMLADSSTLTTSFVRLFPQPWDQEIGQQLPEIGSRIGGYIRGRLIVSFTLALVTGVGLSFLGLKDFAVGLGAIAGVTNLIPFLGPILGAIPALIVAIPLGGWVVLWVILFYITIQNIETYILDPLLVGNSVGVHPLYQLLAVLGGTQVLGIIGALIVPPWVAGGAVLLENLYLKPKLKNEKHLPASIPADTAGINAS, from the coding sequence GTGCAGGCGATCGCCGCCTGGGCCGTCCGCTCAACTCGTCAGCTCGCCTTGCGTTCTTTCACCGTCACCACAGACATCCTGGGTACACTGCTTAGCCTCGTACTGGCTATCTTTATCTCCGGCTATATGCTGGCCGACAGCAGTACCCTCACCACTAGCTTTGTCCGGCTGTTTCCTCAGCCATGGGATCAAGAGATTGGCCAGCAGCTACCTGAGATTGGCAGTCGCATCGGCGGCTATATTCGAGGTCGACTGATCGTTTCTTTCACCTTAGCGCTAGTCACTGGCGTCGGACTCAGCTTCCTAGGACTCAAAGATTTTGCGGTGGGCCTAGGCGCGATCGCGGGTGTCACCAACCTGATTCCTTTTCTCGGTCCTATTCTGGGCGCTATTCCAGCCTTGATCGTTGCTATTCCTCTAGGCGGCTGGGTGGTCCTTTGGGTAATCCTTTTCTACATAACTATCCAAAATATTGAAACCTACATTCTCGATCCGCTCTTAGTCGGCAACTCCGTCGGCGTACATCCGCTCTATCAGCTTCTAGCTGTCTTAGGTGGCACTCAAGTTTTGGGCATCATTGGAGCACTGATCGTTCCCCCTTGGGTCGCTGGTGGTGCTGTCCTCCTAGAAAACCTTTATCTCAAACCTAAACTTAAAAACGAAAAACATCTGCCAGCGAGCATCCCGGCCGATACAGCAGGAATCAATGCTAGTTAA
- the cysC gene encoding adenylyl-sulfate kinase — MSEQKGVTVWFTGLSGAGKTTINDALKLKLEERGVKFEVLDGDIVRTNLTKGLTFSKEDRDTNVRRIGFVCDLLTRNGVIVLVAAISPYRAIREEVREKIGDFIEVYVSAPVEECEKRDVKGLYAKARAGEIKQFTGISDPYEAPTNPEVNCETHKETLEESVNKVIAKMEEMGYLPAAVAA, encoded by the coding sequence ATGTCAGAACAAAAAGGCGTTACCGTATGGTTCACTGGACTTAGCGGCGCTGGGAAAACCACTATCAATGACGCGCTTAAGCTAAAACTAGAAGAGCGTGGCGTCAAGTTTGAGGTCCTAGATGGCGACATCGTTCGCACCAACCTAACAAAGGGATTGACCTTTAGTAAAGAAGATCGTGATACCAACGTTCGTCGGATTGGTTTCGTCTGTGATTTACTCACGCGCAATGGTGTGATTGTTTTAGTTGCTGCTATCTCTCCTTATCGGGCTATCCGCGAGGAAGTCCGCGAAAAAATTGGTGACTTCATCGAAGTCTATGTCAGCGCACCGGTTGAAGAATGCGAGAAGCGTGACGTAAAAGGTTTATACGCCAAAGCCCGCGCTGGTGAGATCAAACAGTTCACCGGTATTAGTGACCCTTACGAAGCGCCTACCAACCCTGAAGTTAACTGTGAAACTCACAAAGAGACTTTGGAAGAAAGCGTCAACAAAGTTATCGCTAAGATGGAAGAGATGGGCTACTTGCCTGCTGCGGTTGCGGCGTAA
- a CDS encoding cytosine deaminase yields the protein MTLFPYLLSVPMPITPFLEFPKAAHYWLCNAQVPRSLLADSDEWPSIARFQSVPDSPELASVSLEVNEGRVVSVRSPDADLEVAVPVVNANSSLVWPCFVDMHTHLDKGHIWPRSPNPNGTFEQALETVQSDSEQRWSAEDVYQRAEFGLNCSYAHGTQAVRTHIDAFDEQGEVSFEVFRQLRQKWVDRIQLQAVCLVSLDYFLTPKGEKLADLMAAYGGVLGGVCFMNDEIVQQIDRTFELAIERGLDLDFHTDESLDPNDVTLRLVAEAAIRHRFTGRITCGHCCSLSVQSEAEVKQTIDAVKTAGISIVSLPMCNLYLQDRQLAQKKQRTPRYRGVTILRELKAAGVKCAIASDNCRDPFHAYGDHDGLEVFTQSVKIGQLDHPIEDWPRAITQTPAEMMGLENIGKIFEGGSADFVVFKARSFNELMARGQGDRVVIRKGKQIDTTLPDYAELDTLMNVVS from the coding sequence ATGACGTTGTTCCCTTATTTACTTTCTGTGCCGATGCCGATCACTCCTTTCCTTGAATTTCCTAAAGCTGCTCACTACTGGCTCTGTAATGCTCAGGTGCCGCGTTCTTTATTGGCTGATTCAGACGAATGGCCTTCAATAGCTCGGTTCCAGTCAGTCCCTGATTCCCCAGAGCTAGCTTCGGTAAGTTTGGAGGTGAATGAGGGGAGGGTGGTAAGCGTGCGATCGCCCGACGCTGATCTAGAAGTAGCTGTACCAGTTGTCAATGCGAATTCGAGTTTGGTTTGGCCGTGCTTTGTCGATATGCATACTCATTTGGATAAGGGACATATCTGGCCAAGAAGTCCAAATCCCAACGGAACGTTTGAGCAGGCTCTAGAGACCGTGCAAAGCGATAGCGAGCAGCGCTGGAGTGCAGAGGATGTCTATCAGCGGGCTGAGTTTGGGCTGAATTGTAGCTACGCGCATGGCACTCAGGCGGTTCGTACTCATATAGATGCTTTTGATGAGCAAGGTGAAGTTAGCTTTGAAGTGTTTCGTCAACTGAGGCAGAAATGGGTCGATAGAATTCAGTTGCAGGCGGTTTGTCTGGTCTCTCTAGACTATTTTCTAACGCCGAAGGGAGAAAAGCTAGCAGATTTGATGGCCGCCTATGGCGGCGTCTTGGGCGGTGTCTGTTTTATGAATGATGAAATTGTTCAACAGATTGATCGAACATTTGAGCTGGCAATAGAGAGAGGATTGGACCTAGATTTTCATACGGATGAAAGCTTAGACCCTAATGATGTGACGCTGCGTTTGGTCGCCGAGGCAGCGATTCGCCATAGGTTTACAGGCCGGATTACCTGTGGGCACTGCTGTAGTCTCTCTGTTCAATCTGAGGCGGAGGTAAAACAAACCATTGATGCTGTGAAAACAGCAGGCATTTCGATCGTGAGTTTACCGATGTGTAATCTGTACTTGCAGGACCGTCAGCTAGCGCAAAAAAAACAGAGAACGCCTCGATATCGGGGAGTGACAATTTTGAGAGAGTTGAAAGCGGCGGGGGTAAAGTGTGCGATCGCCTCTGATAATTGCCGCGATCCGTTCCATGCCTACGGTGATCATGATGGTCTAGAAGTCTTTACTCAGTCTGTCAAGATTGGACAGCTTGATCATCCGATCGAAGACTGGCCGAGGGCGATTACTCAAACCCCCGCTGAGATGATGGGTCTTGAGAACATAGGAAAGATTTTTGAAGGTGGCTCTGCCGACTTTGTTGTGTTTAAAGCGCGAAGTTTTAATGAACTGATGGCTAGGGGACAAGGTGATCGTGTTGTTATTCGCAAAGGCAAACAGATTGATACTACTCTCCCTGACTATGCAGAGTTGGATACTTTGATGAATGTGGTAAGTTGA